In Lepisosteus oculatus isolate fLepOcu1 chromosome 17, fLepOcu1.hap2, whole genome shotgun sequence, a genomic segment contains:
- the zfp36l2 gene encoding mRNA decay activator protein ZFP36L2 has translation MSATILSAFYDIEMLCKQTEKTLNMNAIHLNSMLDKKAVGAPVINSSTANCSSYTPGFYRRNSTSNLDSLANSNKYPVTPYSNLKDSTSSSSSTTTTAIMNKENKFRDRAYSENGERSQHIQVAQQKPGSQINSTRYKTELCRPFEENGACKYGEKCQFAHGYHELRSLSRHPKYKTEPCRTFHTIGFCPYGPRCHFIHNADERRPAPSNANSSALQSDPKPPRELCGFHQRDILQQHAAYSQRDRPKLHHSLSFSGFSSHHGLESPLLESPTSRTPPPSSTSSSCSSNLYEDVLSPTSMSCVNSAFSFPGQELKTLLAPLAIHTQQYANPSNSAYYGNLQANVCPPSPPYNMSHLQSLRRLSESPVFDSPPSPPDSLSDLESYVSGSLSSSGSLSGSESPSLDAGRRLPIFSRLSISDD, from the exons ATGTCTGCAACAATTCTCTCCGCTTTCTATGACATCGAGATGCTGTGCAAG CAAACCGAGAAAACCCTAAACATGAATGCTATTCACCTGAACAGCATGTTGGATAAGAAGGCGGTGGGAGCTCCAGTAATTAATTCCAGCACCGCAAACTGCTCCAGCTACACGCCGGGCTTCTACCGGCGGAACTCGACCAGCAACTTGGACTCGCTGGCCAACAGTAACAAGTATCCGGTCACTCCATACAGCAACCTCAAGGACAGCACatcaagcagcagcagcaccactACTACTGCCATtatgaacaaagaaaacaagttCAGAGACCGAGCTTACAGCGAGAATGGGGAGCGCAGCCAGCACATCCAGGTCGCGCAGCAGAAACCCGGCTCGCAGATCAACTCCACCCGCTACAAAACGGAGCTGTGTAGGCCCTTTGAGGAGAACGGGGCGTGCAAGTACGGGGAGAAGTGCCAGTTCGCCCATGGATATCACGAACTGAGGAGTTTGTCCCGTCATCCAAAGTACAAAACCGAGCCCTGCCGCACATTTCACACCATTGGCTTCTGCCCCTACGGCCCTCGCTGTCATTTCATACACAACGCCGACGAGAGGAGGCCGGCGCCCAGTAACGCGAACAGCAGCGCGCTGCAGAGCGACCCCAAGCCCCCCAGGGAGTTGTGCGGGTTCCATCAAAGGGACATCCTGCAGCAGCACGCCGCTTACAGCCAGAGGGACAGACCAAAGCTGCACCACAGCCTGAGCTTCTCGGGCTTCTCCAGTCACCACGGACTTGAGTCGCCTTTGCTCGAGAGCCCCACGTCCCGCACTCCCCCGCCTTCTTCCACCTCGTCCTCCTGCTCCTCTAACCTCTACGAGGACGTGCTCTCGCCCACCTCCATGTCTTGTGTGAACAGCGCCTTCTCTTTCCCGGGTCAGGAGCTGAAAACCCTCCTTGCTCCCCTGGCAATCCATACCCAGCAGTATGCCAACCCGTCTAACAGTGCTTACTACGGCAACCTTCAGGCCAACGTCTGCCCCCCCTCGCCTCCGTACAACATGAGCCACTTGCAGTCCCTGCGCCGTCTCTCCGAGTCGCCGGTGTTTGATTCGCCTCCCAGCCCCCCAGACTCTCTCTCAGACCTGGAGAGCTACGTGAGCGGGTCCCTGAGCTCTTCAGGAAGTCTGAGCGGCTCCGAGTCGCCCAGTTTGGATGCAGGAAGGCGTTTGCCAATCTTCAGCAGGCTGTCGATTTCAGATGATTAA